The Salarias fasciatus chromosome 11, fSalaFa1.1, whole genome shotgun sequence genomic interval tttccggtcctaagtaggagaaacagtgttttcttgaccatgttgttgttactgaaaaaagtaaaagtgcaaaaacatttctttagggttaggctttgttgtggtgtgggttagggttagggtaagggtcagggttaggggctagacatgaatgggagtcaatggacggtccccacaaggatagaaatacaagactgcgcgtgtgtgtgtgtgtgtgtgtgtgtgtgtgtgtgttgtgcacaCTGCAGTGGACATTCTGCTGATCTGATTGTTGACGCAGCACCGCCCTCTGGTGGCTGCAGTGACTGATGTCTGGTGAGAAACacttcagattgttttttttttttttttttttaaatgcttcgAAGCTTGTGGGAAGTAATTCAACTATCCCATGTCTTCGCCACGTGGCGGCGGCGAACTGACCTCCCAGTAGATGCTGTCCTCGAAGCAGATGGTGTCTGGAGGGGCTCCGAAGACGGGCAGCTTCAGGATGAAACCTGAACACAGAGTTTAAAGCTGAATGCAGTCCAGACTCACTGTTGACGTCCGGGTCACAAACCCAACTACCGTATGAAGACAGGCCTCAAACCACGCGGCCAGAGTGGGAGCTTCGTGTTCAGCCGGAGAGCCACGTACCGACGATGAGGCCGCCCAGCAGGGCGATGCCCAGCGTGACGGCCAGGGACAGGGCCTGGATGCCCCCCTGGAGCGACGCCTCTCGCTTCCCCTCGGCCACCAGCGGAAACACGTCGTCCAGCCTgagacagagagcagggacGCCATCAGGGCTCCTGCCGGGCGGAGGCCTCGGACCCCGGaccggctgcggcggcggcggcggccgggacTTTACCCGCCTCCGTAGACCTCCCTGGTGGCCAGTGAGGCGGTGACGGCGCCCACCACGGCCCCCAGGACGCCCGGCATGCCGTGCAGGTTGTGGACGCCGCAGGTGTCCTGGATCTTCAGCTTGTCCTCCAGGACGGGCTGCGAGGAGACAGGAGGTCTCGTTTCAGGCCACGTTTATTTCACCAATAACTCAAGTTTCAGTCGTTTTTTtgataaatagaaaaaaacaatcagattgAAGATAAAGATTTTATCACGAATTCACAGTTTCAAAGTTAAAGCTCAGCAATGAGGTCTAAAAAGTAGCATAAGTTATTACTAAAAAAACAGACTCAACTAAATTTTATATGATTCTACTGCGAATAAAAGTTCTGGAAATcaactttcttctgtttgaaAGCTTGAACGCACAGCCTACAGTAACTCTACTTCTCTAAATAAAATGTCCACCAAACTGAATTTTCTATTTTATGTTGAATCTAATAGTGAGTTATGGGGAAGCTCTGATatggtgtggaaaaaaaaaaccttccatgGTTCTTCTTCAACATTTCAActcaaagtcatgaaaatgaattatatttttgtcagaaaaagaatattttaagagatcagatgtttttttgtttgtttgtttgtttgtttcccccAGAGTTTATAAAAAGTATCAGAATTAAATTTGGTTAAATGCTTGAAACAAGTTAAAAGGTGTAAATTCTTTGACATCTGGCTTTAAAGCTGCTTCGTTAGAGACGTTTAAAGTGATAACCTAATTGGTTCTCCAGGTGAAGAGAACAGCGAGGAGAGTTTTTACTCGTTTGAggctgaaaacatgaagagagGATCAGAAAGTGTGAAGTTTTCCCGTCACTGCTGTCGCTCACCGACAGGTACTTGTAGCCCAGGACGGAGATGATCCCGGCCAGGAAGCCCACGATCATGGAGCCGAACGGCGTCAGCATCATCTCACCCGCCGTTCCCGCGGCAACGCCTCCGGCCAGGGCGGCGTTCTGGATGTGGACCTGCCAACCGACAGAGCCGTTCAGGCGCGAGCTCAACTATATTTACTTCGTCTTTGAAGCCAAgcaaaccaggggtgtcaaacataaggcctgggggccaaaaccggcccacaagagACTCCAATCTGGCCATCAAACCAGCGAGCAGATGGACTTTTTTGaacttttcactgtattttgcagcagaaagtTTGAAGGAGCCGTATCCTGCTGTTCCAGCCTGTCAGGGTCACCAACACTCAATACCCAGAATGCCCGGAAGCTCTGCGCCAGTCGGCGTGTGGTTCTCACCATGTCCAGCTTGCCGTCGTGCGCCGTGAGCGCCGACATGGCGTAGGTGGACAGCGTGCAGGCGGCCAGGGAGTAGTAGGTGTTGAGCGCCGTGCGGTGCTGGTCGTCGCCGTGCGCCGTGACGGCCGAGTTGAAGCTGGGCCAGAACATCCACAGGTAGATGGTTCCTGGAGCGGGGGACACGGCAAACTCACCGTCTGCACAATGACCGATCGCCGCCGACGCCGCCGAACaccgtcgccgtggaaacgggcgCCCAGAACGCCGGCTTACCGATCATGGCGAACAGGTCCGAGTGGTACACCGAGCAGTTCTTGTGCTTGCTCTTGTCCAGGTTGGGCCGGTACAGGATCCGCGTCACCATCAGGCCGAAGTAGGCGCCGAAGGTGTGGATGGTCATGGATCCGCCGGCGTCCCGGGTCTGCCGGGGAACGGGTCACGGAGCCGTGTCAGCGGCGGTTCGGAGGTCGGGCGTCGGGACGGGACGGGAGGGCGGAGTCACTCACCcccagcagagacagcaggatGAACTCGTTGACGGCGAACAGCGTGACTTCGAACAGCGCCATGACGAGCAGCTGCACCGGGCTGGTTTTACCCAGAACGGCGCCGAACGAGATCAGCACCGAGCCGGTGCAGAAGTCAGCGTTGATCATACTGCCAGACGACAAACTCGGGTCAGAGACCAGCCTCCGCTCATTCAGAAGAATAAACATTAATAATACCTGATAGAAACGACACATCATCAAATATTTAGAAATACCAATCAAATACATTAAAATCCAAACCACAGTTTATAAAACTGTTGCTAAAACAAACATATACGTAGTGATGTAGGAACTTTAGTGCAGCTTATTTATTCAaataacacttgtttttttcaataaaagcagAGGTTGTGAAATTTGAAACAGTCTGTTTTTACCGATTTAAACTAATTTacaactttttccagtgttgaattttCGTCAGATCATTATTTATATGACAGTCATTTATTACGATCGCATTGTTAGGCAGACCTCTCCACGCCGATGTGGATCTTCCCGCCGTGCATGCCGTGGAAGAAGCCCTGCATGAGCGTGGCCCACTGCAGGGCGAAGGCGGCGATCAGGAAGTTGAAGCCCACGCTGCTGAAGCCGTACCGCTGCAGGAACGTCATGAGGAAGCCGAAGCCGATGAAGATCATCACGTGCACGTCCTGAAAACCTGCACGGGGCAGAAGATGAGATGGAAACGACACAGGTCACCTCTCAGGAAGCCGATATGAAGCCGAGTGTCCATGGAGGACTGGGGAAATGCTCGGAGCGGAGATGTTGGGTGTTTGGAGCATGAATGAGGATTAATGGAAATCAAAAACTCCTCATATCGGTTCTCAGTATCGGTTAAAGGACTAAAGCTGTGGTCttgcattttcaaattaaaagtagGAGAGCattcctgcttttatttttccagcTCTTCACGCTGTAACATTCTTTGCAGATGACTCCAAACTCTCTTTTGAAATACGTTTTATGACACTATATTTTAGGGAAATAACTTTGTTTTACTGATATTGACAGGTTTCTGTAAGCTTATCAAAAAAttgaaatcattaaaacaaatcaTTGCAATTAAAATCataatttcttttctctttttttgagtTTATCtaaatgcaattaaaacatAAGTAAGAAATGGGTTTAAAACGAGTCCTGCAGCTCTCATTTGGATCCATTCCCTGCCAGCCGCTGTGACGCCTCAGGGTTTCGTCACTGGAAACAGTCTGAATGAGTGTTTACACGACCGTCGCTGGTCTGGAGCGTCAGAATCGCTCCGTCATGTGGATCTAGAAGCTTCCGCAGCAGAAAAACCAAGCAGAGCCGCTGACCTGTCGGCTCGTCTCGCTTCgcttcttctgcagagtttgctcTTTGCGTCTCATTATTTACCCCAAACTGCCATACACAATAACGCACTGTGCCGAGGCTCCCGTCGCCATGGCGACTGTCCGTTGGCACGCGAAGGTGTTGCCAGTGTCCCCGTTGGCATTTTGGCCCAAATACGCCGAGTTCCCAGCGGCCCCCGGGGGCCCGGCCGGCCGGCGTACAATCGGAGCCACGGAGAGCGGCGCCGGGTGGAATTACAGCCCGGCATCAGATTCCCGCTGCCAGAGGGAGGAGT includes:
- the rhbg gene encoding ammonium transporter Rh type B → MTDSSTNMRLKLPLICFILEIILIILFGVLVQYDHDTDARDFHNKSHHDYENDFYYRYPSFQDVHVMIFIGFGFLMTFLQRYGFSSVGFNFLIAAFALQWATLMQGFFHGMHGGKIHIGVESMINADFCTGSVLISFGAVLGKTSPVQLLVMALFEVTLFAVNEFILLSLLGTRDAGGSMTIHTFGAYFGLMVTRILYRPNLDKSKHKNCSVYHSDLFAMIGTIYLWMFWPSFNSAVTAHGDDQHRTALNTYYSLAACTLSTYAMSALTAHDGKLDMVHIQNAALAGGVAAGTAGEMMLTPFGSMIVGFLAGIISVLGYKYLSPVLEDKLKIQDTCGVHNLHGMPGVLGAVVGAVTASLATREVYGGGLDDVFPLVAEGKREASLQGGIQALSLAVTLGIALLGGLIVGFILKLPVFGAPPDTICFEDSIYWEMPGEEAHHDELSTVRTAEMEKLNS